CCGGGAGCGCGGCAGAAAGGGCCGCCGGGTCGTCCAGCCCTCCCAGCCCCGCTGCTTCACCCAGCGCCGAGGAAGACTCGCGGAAGAAATTCTCCAAAAAGTACTGACCGGGAGGACAACGGCCACGGACATGGCGCGGTGGCAAACCCGACCGACCGCTTCCATGAAGGCGCCCCGCGCAGTGACAATTGAATGCTACTTCTTGTCCGGGGCAGCTGGTGGGTTCCCGACCGGCTCCATCGGTGGTTTCGCGCCGTTGAAGTATTCGAGGTTCGCCTCCTGCTTCGCCTTGTCCAGATAACCCTTCAACTGTTTGTCCACTTCCTGGCGCGCAAGATAATCCTTGAGATCGTCCTTCACCTTGGCGAACGCAAGCTTCTGGGCCGGCGTTCTCTCGTACAATTTAATGATGTGGTAGCCGAATTGTGTCGTGACCACACCGCTGATTTCATTCGTCTTGAGCGAGAAGGCCGCGTTCTCGAACTCGGCGACCATCGCATGTTGCGGGTCGTCCTTGGCCCGTGCGAATGTGTATTCGCCGCCCTTGCTCTTCGAACCGGGATCTTCCGAAAACTCCCTCGCCAGTGCGGCGAAGTCCTCGCCCTTCCGGGCACGCTCCAGGATTTTTTCCATCTGCTGCCTCTTCTCCTTTTTCTTTTCGTCGGTCAATTCCTGGCCGGTGCCGGGATCACGCGTTGAAAGCAGAATATGCGCGGCGCGGACCGTTTCCGGTCGGTCAAACTCCGCCCCGTGTTCGTCGTAGTACTTCTGCGCCTCGTTGTCGGTGATGTTGATTCTGCTTTTAAGCTCGCGATCAATGACCTCCTTGCAGACCGACTGCTCCAAGACCTGCGCGTCAAATTGCGCAGGTGTGAAATTCATGACGCCAAGCTGCCGGTTGAACGATTCCTCGGAACCGGCTTGACTCTTCGTGTCGGCCACGAACTTGTCCGCGGCCGCCCTGGCTTTCTTTTTGTCCCCGTCGGTCGCCTTGTTCATGAGGAGCCGGGTGATCACCAGCCTGTCGAGCAATTGGGATTCGACCTGCTCGCGCTGCGCCTCGGGGAGGGTCTGACCGCGCGCGTTGAGGTTGGATTTGAATTGCAGGAACGCTTCGTCCAACTGGCTTCGTTTGAGTTCGACTCCCTTGCCCTTGCAAAGCACGTCGTCCGCGAACAACTGCCTGCCACCAGCAGCGGGTTTCGGCGCGTTTTCCTTCGCGGCATCGGC
This DNA window, taken from Candidatus Angelobacter sp., encodes the following:
- a CDS encoding peptidylprolyl isomerase is translated as MKTRTTMLLLGALTFAWNYVDAADAAKENAPKPAAGGRQLFADDVLCKGKGVELKRSQLDEAFLQFKSNLNARGQTLPEAQREQVESQLLDRLVITRLLMNKATDGDKKKARAAADKFVADTKSQAGSEESFNRQLGVMNFTPAQFDAQVLEQSVCKEVIDRELKSRINITDNEAQKYYDEHGAEFDRPETVRAAHILLSTRDPGTGQELTDEKKKEKRQQMEKILERARKGEDFAALAREFSEDPGSKSKGGEYTFARAKDDPQHAMVAEFENAAFSLKTNEISGVVTTQFGYHIIKLYERTPAQKLAFAKVKDDLKDYLARQEVDKQLKGYLDKAKQEANLEYFNGAKPPMEPVGNPPAAPDKK